One window of the Sciurus carolinensis chromosome 8, mSciCar1.2, whole genome shotgun sequence genome contains the following:
- the LOC124991495 gene encoding testis-expressed protein 38-like, with the protein MGLVTRLNGVDPQKENLGLPGTWVLLYFGFMGLCCVITGSCIIFLHWRKKLQQERCAQQWVEVMTAATFTYDPLLYWINTQRHHGINAAIKIGHFPAFTNTEIKVQIPECLWESDTPEGKGYGLRGSSPKAESPIAMKAALVVTHQPDATALDNLKSANTKLSVM; encoded by the exons ATGGGCTTGGTAACAAGACTCAACGGTGTGGATCCTCAAAAGGAGAACCTGGGCCTTCCTGGCA CCTGGGTCTTGCTATACTTTGGATTCATGGGGCTGTGTTGTGTGATAACTGGCAGCTGCATTATATTTcttcactggaggaagaagctgcagCAGGAGAGGTgtgcccagcagtgggtggaagtgatgaCAGCTGCCACCTTCACTTACGACCCACTCTTGTACTGGATAAATACACAGAGACACCATGGTATCAATGCAGCTATCAAAATAGGCCATTTCCCAGCTTTTACCAACACTGAGATTAAAGTCCAGATTCCAGAATGTCTGTGGGAGTCAGACACCCCTGAAGGCAAGggttatggcctcagaggcagcagccCCAAGGCAGAGTCCCCTATTGCTATGAAAGCTGCTCTGGTGGTCACACACCAACCAGATGCCACAGCACTGGACAATTTAAAGTCAGCTAACACCAAACTGAGTGTTAtgtga